The sequence below is a genomic window from Lysobacter capsici.
TGCGCAGTTGCGCCTCGCCGAAGCTGCCGAGCGGGGCGAAGTCGGGCAGGTGCAGGACCTGGACGCGGTGATTGTCGCGCTCGACCACGAACAGGTGGTCGCCGAACACCGCCAGCCCGTTGGGGCGCTTGAACTGGCCGGCTGCGCCGCCTTTTTCGCCGAAGGTGCGCAGGCGCTGGCCGGTGTCGGCGTCGTACACGGCCAGGCGGTGGGTCGACTTGGCGCTGGCGATCAGCCAGGTCGAACCGTCCGGGGTCGGCCAGGTGGCGAGCGAATCGAGCTCGTCCTGCGGACTTTCGGCTGAGACGAACCGCTCGGGCACGATCCGCAGCCCGGCCGGCGCCACGCTGGTGAAGCGCGCTTCCGATTCCAGGGCGGGGCGGGTCAGGGCGCAGGAGGACAGCAACAGCGTCGTCAGGGCGGCGGCGAGGAGGCGGCTATTCATCGGCTTAAGTGTATGCGCGGGCGATGTCGGCCGGGTGGCGGTCGCGGCCGGGATCGGGGGCTAAATAATAAATCGCTATATGCGGATGAAGCGATTGACACGCCCCCGGAGCGTCGGCAGACTGTGGCCATCCATCGAGACCGGCAGAGGGACAGGCCCTTTGAAGCCGGGGCAACCCAAGGCGGCGCAAGCCGCGTGAAGGTGCCAATTCCTGCGGCCCGCCCTTGAGGCGTCGGTCGGAAGATGGTTGCGGACACTCGCAGCGATGCGGGTGCGCGACTTGCGAACTCGGTGGCCCCGTTCACTTCGGATGACCGCCATGAGCTTCGCCCCCAGCACCGCCGCCGCCGACCGCGCCGAAAGCTTCGTCTCCTATTCCGCCGCCGCTGCGCCCATCGGTTTCGAGCGCGCCGCGTTCGAACGTCCCGCCGCGCGCGTCACCGCGACCCGCGGCGAGATCGGCATCGAGCTGGAACTGCGCCACTCCGGCCGCCGCACGCTGACCTTGCGCTACGAAACCCAGGGCGATGCGAGCTTGCCTGCGCTGTTCGTGGCCGGCGGGATCTCGGCTCACAAGCATTTGTCGCCGAGCCGTGAGTTCGGTGAGCAGGGGTGGTGGGAATGCCAGGTCGGCGCCGGCCGTTCGCTCGACCCGACCCGTTATCACCTGGTGTCCTTCGACTGGATCGGTGCCGACGGTTCGCTCGACATCGCGCTCGATCCGGCCGACCAGGCCGACGCGATCGCCGCGCTGCTCGATGCGCTGGGCATCGAACGCCTGCAGGCCTTCGTCGGTTATTCCTACGGCGCGATGGTCGGCCTGCAGTTCGCGTCGCGCCATCCGGCGCGGGTCGGCGAAGTGATCTCGATCAGCGGCACCCACCGCGCCCATCCCTATGCCGCCGCATGGCGTGCGCTGCAACGCCGCGCGGTCGCGCTGGGCGCGCTGCAGTGCGACGAAAGCCAAGGCCTGGCCCTGGCGCGCGAACTGGCGGTGCTGAGCTACCGCACTCCGGAAGAATTCGCCGAGCGTTTCGGCGCCGCGCAGGTGGTCGACGGCCGCGTGCGCGTCGCTGCCGAGGACTACCTCGACCACTGCGGCAACAAGTACGTTGCGCACACCTCGCCGACCGCGTTCCTGCGTTTGTCCGAGTCGATCGACCTGCAGCAGGTCGATCCGTCGAGCATCCGCGCGCCGGTCACCGTGGTCGCCGTCACCGAGGACCGCCTGATCCCGCTGAGCGAGTCCTACGACCTAGTCGAACGCCTGCGCGGCGAAACCCGCCTGCGCGTGCTGCGTTCGATCTACGGCCACGACGCGTGCCTGAAAGAACAAGCCCAGATCGACACCATTCTTCGCGAAGCGTTGGCCGACTGCACGTCGGTGGCCGCATGAGCATTCACCCCTACGGAGCGGCCCACGTGAGCAATCCCCATAACCCGCAGCATTCCACGCCCCTGCGCAACGCCTGTACCGCCGCGGTGCGCGCCGGCATCGATCGCGATACCGCGCACGGCGCGGTGACCCCGCCGATCGTGCTGTCGTCGAACTTCAGCTTTGCCGGTTTCGACCAGAAGCGTCAGTACGACTACACCCGCAGCGGCAATCCGACCCGCGACCTGCTGGCCGAAGCGCTGGCCGAACTCGAAGGCGGCGCCGGCGGCGTGATCACCTCGACCGGCATGTCCGCCATCACCCTGGTGCTGCACGCCTTCCTCAAGCCCGGCGACCGCATCGTGGTGCCGCACGACGGCTACGGCGGCAGCTGGCGCCTGTTCAATGCACTGGCGGCGAAGGGCGCGTTCGAACTGGTCACCGCCGATCTCACCGATCCGCGCTCGCTGACCGAAGCGCTGGCGACCAACCCGGCGGTGGTGTGGATCGAAACTCCGTCCAACCCGCTGCTGCGCATCACCGATCTGCGCTTCGTGATCGAAGCCGCGAAGGCGCAGGGCGCGCTGACGGTGGTCGACAACACCTTCCTGTCGCCGGCGTTGCAGCGTCCGATCGCGTTCGGCGCCGACCTGGTCGTGCATTCGACCACCAAGTACATCAACGGCCACAGCGACGTGGTCGGCGGCGCGGTCGTGGCCAAGACCGCCGAGCATCAGCAGCAGCTGACCTGGTGGGCGAACGCGCTCGGTTTGACCGGTTCGCCGTTCGACGCCTTCCTGACCCTGCGCGGCCTGCGCACGCTCGATGCGCGCCTGCGCGTGCATCAGGAAAACACCCAGGCTATCGCCGAGCTGCTCGACAACCATCCGGCGGTGCGCGTGGTGCATTACCCGGGCCTGCCATCGCATCCGGGCCATGCGCTGGCCGCGCGCCAGCAGAAGGGTTTCGGCGCGATGCTGAGCGTCGAGATCGACGGCGGCGTCGAAGCGGTGCGCGCGTTCGTCGACGGCCTGACCTGTTTCACCCTGGCCGAATCGCTGGGCGGGGTGGAAAGCCTGATCGCGCATCCGGCGACCATGACCCATGCGGCGATGTCGCCCGAAGCGCGCGCCGCCGCCGGCATCGGCGACGGCCTGCTGCGTCTGTCGGTCGGTATCGAGCACCTCGACGATCTGATCGCCGATCTGCAGGCCGCGCTGGAACGCGCGAGCGCGGCGGTGGCCACGGCCGCGCGCGTCAAACGATGAACGTCGCGGCCGGCGTTGCGCATTCGGAAACGTTGCGGGCGCTCGCGCCGCAAGCGCAGGCCCGCGCCGCGAACGCGTCCGCGCGGGTCGCCCTGCTCGGCACCGGCACGGTCGGCAGCGCGGTGATCGCGCGGCTGGCCGGCTGGCGCGGCGGCGCGCTGGACGGACGCGTGTCGCTGGTGCATGTGGCCAATTCGCGGCGCGCGGCGGTCGCCGACGGCATCGCGCCGGAGCGGGCGGTGGCGGCGCTGGCCGAATCGAGCCGTGCCAGTTCGCTCGATGAGGTCGCGTTCGCGCTCAAGGGCGACGGCGTGCGCGTGGTGATCGACGCGACCGCGAGCGAAGCGGTCGCCGAGCGTCACGCGCAGTGGCTGGCGCAAGGCATCCATGTCGTGACCGCGTGCAAGATCGGCCAGGGCACCACGCTGGCGCGCTGGCGCGCGATCCGCGAGGCCTGCGCTTTGGGTGGCAGCGGTTACGGCGACAGCGCCACGGTCGGCGCGGGTCTGCCGCTGCTGCGCTCGTTGCGCGAGTTGCAGGCCGGCGGCGATCGCATCCACGCCATCGCCGGGGTGTTGTCGGGCTCGCTGGCGTGGTTGTTCAACCAGTACGACGGCATGCGTCCGTTCTCGGCTTTGGTGCGGCAGGCGCGCGACGCCGGCTACACCGAGCCCGATCCGCGCGACGATCTGTCCGGCGAAGACGTGCGGCGCAAATTGCTGATCCTGGCGCGCGCCGCCGGGGTGGCGCTGGATGCGAGCGAGGTCGACGTCGCCTCGCTGGTGCCGCCGGAATTGGCGATCCTGTCCAAGGACAGTGTCGATGCGGCCTTGCCCGCGCTCGACGGCCCGCTGCGCGAGCGCTATGCCGCGGCCTACAAGGACGGCGCGAAGCTGCGGTTTCTCGCCCGCCTGGAGCGCGGCGAGGACGGGCGGGTCAGCGCCAGGGTCGGGCTGGAATCGCTGCCGGGCGACCATCCGCTCGCCGGTGGCGCGGGCACCGACAACAAGGTCGCGATCTGGTCGGACCGGTATCGCGTGCAGCCGCTGGTGATCCAGGGGCCGGGTGCGGGCGCCGAGGTGACGGCGGCGGGGTTGCTGGACGATGTGTTGCGGTTGATTGGTTGAGCCGCGCAGTTCGCCGCTTCATCCGCTCTTGCTGTTCCCCCTTTGGAGAAGGGGCAGGGGGGATTTGCTCTTGCACTGACGCGATTGGCCACGGTCGAGGTAGCGCGGTCGCGGCTCGCGCCGCTCCTACAGGTAGCCCATGCAGGAGCGGCGCGAGCCGCGACCGCGAATTCGCAACTTCTGCGTAACCCGCGACTTGGCGCGCCACCCATTTGGCGCCTGCGACGCACAACTCACGCCGCGTCCACATCAATGCCACGCATCGTGCATAACATTCGCCGCATCGGCGAATGCCGGCCCTAGAATGCCCGGACCCTTCGGCGCAGACCCGCCGATCCGCGCGCCCCGCGTATTCCAACCAGGCCTCGCCACGCATGATTTCGCCACGCACGACCGCGACCCGTTGGCTCCCCGTGTTGGCGACGCTCTGCCTGAGCGTGGGCTGCGCGCGGCTGTTCGACCCCAAGGACGAATTCGACCGCAGCCCGGTGCCGGGCGTGCCGGACTACCGCGACGAACGCAGCTGGGCGGCGCTGCCGAGCCGGCGCGACGACGCCGACGCCACCCCGATCGGCATGCGCAACCGCCAGGCCGATGCGCCGGTCGACGTGTTCTTCATCCATCCGACCACGTACTTCTCGCGCGA
It includes:
- the metX gene encoding homoserine O-succinyltransferase MetX; this translates as MSFAPSTAAADRAESFVSYSAAAAPIGFERAAFERPAARVTATRGEIGIELELRHSGRRTLTLRYETQGDASLPALFVAGGISAHKHLSPSREFGEQGWWECQVGAGRSLDPTRYHLVSFDWIGADGSLDIALDPADQADAIAALLDALGIERLQAFVGYSYGAMVGLQFASRHPARVGEVISISGTHRAHPYAAAWRALQRRAVALGALQCDESQGLALARELAVLSYRTPEEFAERFGAAQVVDGRVRVAAEDYLDHCGNKYVAHTSPTAFLRLSESIDLQQVDPSSIRAPVTVVAVTEDRLIPLSESYDLVERLRGETRLRVLRSIYGHDACLKEQAQIDTILREALADCTSVAA
- a CDS encoding O-succinylhomoserine (thiol)-lyase, producing the protein MRNACTAAVRAGIDRDTAHGAVTPPIVLSSNFSFAGFDQKRQYDYTRSGNPTRDLLAEALAELEGGAGGVITSTGMSAITLVLHAFLKPGDRIVVPHDGYGGSWRLFNALAAKGAFELVTADLTDPRSLTEALATNPAVVWIETPSNPLLRITDLRFVIEAAKAQGALTVVDNTFLSPALQRPIAFGADLVVHSTTKYINGHSDVVGGAVVAKTAEHQQQLTWWANALGLTGSPFDAFLTLRGLRTLDARLRVHQENTQAIAELLDNHPAVRVVHYPGLPSHPGHALAARQQKGFGAMLSVEIDGGVEAVRAFVDGLTCFTLAESLGGVESLIAHPATMTHAAMSPEARAAAGIGDGLLRLSVGIEHLDDLIADLQAALERASAAVATAARVKR
- a CDS encoding homoserine dehydrogenase, yielding MRALAPQAQARAANASARVALLGTGTVGSAVIARLAGWRGGALDGRVSLVHVANSRRAAVADGIAPERAVAALAESSRASSLDEVAFALKGDGVRVVIDATASEAVAERHAQWLAQGIHVVTACKIGQGTTLARWRAIREACALGGSGYGDSATVGAGLPLLRSLRELQAGGDRIHAIAGVLSGSLAWLFNQYDGMRPFSALVRQARDAGYTEPDPRDDLSGEDVRRKLLILARAAGVALDASEVDVASLVPPELAILSKDSVDAALPALDGPLRERYAAAYKDGAKLRFLARLERGEDGRVSARVGLESLPGDHPLAGGAGTDNKVAIWSDRYRVQPLVIQGPGAGAEVTAAGLLDDVLRLIG